One genomic region from Enterobacter hormaechei ATCC 49162 encodes:
- the coaBC gene encoding bifunctional phosphopantothenoylcysteine decarboxylase/phosphopantothenate--cysteine ligase CoaBC — MSLAGKKIVLGVSGGIAAYKTPDLVRRLRERGADVRVAITEGGKAFITPLSLQAVSGYPVSDSLLDPAAEAAMGHIELGKWADLVILAPATADLIARVAAGMANDLVTTICLATPAPVAVVPAMNQQMYRNAATQHNLDTLASRGLLIWGPDSGSQACGDVGPGRMLDPLTIVDMAAAHFSPVNDLQHLNIMITAGPTREPLDPVRYITNHSSGKMGFAIAAAAAKRGANVTLVSGPVSLTTPAFVQRINVTTALEMEAAVQAHAQQQHIFIGCAAVADYRAETIADAKIKKQGDELTIKMVKNPDIVAGVAALKTHRPYVVGFAAETNNVEEYARQKRTRKNLDLICANDVSLSTQGFNSDSNALHLFWQDGDKVLPLERKELLGQQLLDEIVTRYDEKNRR; from the coding sequence ATGAGCCTGGCCGGTAAAAAAATCGTTCTTGGCGTCAGCGGCGGTATTGCTGCCTATAAAACGCCAGACCTGGTGCGCCGTTTGCGCGAGCGCGGGGCCGACGTACGGGTCGCGATCACCGAAGGCGGCAAAGCCTTTATCACCCCGCTGAGCCTGCAAGCCGTCTCGGGATACCCGGTATCCGACAGCCTTCTCGACCCGGCGGCCGAAGCCGCAATGGGCCACATTGAGCTGGGGAAATGGGCCGATCTGGTTATCCTTGCCCCCGCCACGGCAGATTTAATTGCCCGCGTGGCGGCCGGTATGGCGAACGATCTGGTTACGACCATTTGCCTCGCCACGCCAGCCCCCGTCGCGGTTGTGCCCGCCATGAACCAGCAGATGTACCGCAACGCCGCCACCCAGCATAATCTGGACACGCTGGCCTCGCGCGGGCTGCTGATTTGGGGCCCGGACAGCGGCAGCCAGGCCTGCGGCGACGTGGGGCCGGGTCGTATGCTCGACCCACTGACGATTGTTGATATGGCCGCCGCCCATTTCTCGCCTGTCAACGATCTGCAACATCTCAACATCATGATTACCGCGGGCCCCACGCGCGAGCCGCTGGATCCGGTGCGTTACATCACCAACCACAGCTCCGGCAAAATGGGCTTTGCGATTGCTGCCGCGGCAGCCAAACGCGGCGCAAACGTCACGCTGGTGAGCGGCCCGGTGTCACTTACCACACCTGCGTTTGTGCAGCGTATCAATGTGACTACCGCGCTGGAGATGGAAGCCGCCGTACAGGCGCATGCTCAACAGCAGCATATTTTTATCGGCTGTGCGGCCGTCGCTGATTACCGTGCTGAAACCATTGCTGACGCCAAAATTAAAAAGCAAGGTGATGAATTAACAATAAAAATGGTGAAGAACCCGGATATCGTTGCCGGTGTCGCCGCATTGAAAACTCATCGTCCTTACGTTGTTGGGTTTGCCGCAGAAACGAATAATGTGGAAGAATATGCCCGGCAAAAACGTACCCGCAAAAACCTCGATTTGATTTGCGCGAACGACGTATCGCTGTCCACGCAAGGATTTAACAGCGACAGCAACGCATTGCACCTTTTCTGGCAGGATGGAGATAAAGTCTTACCGCTTGAGCGCAAAGAACTCCTGGGCCAACAATTACTGGACGAGATCGTTACCCGTTATGATGAAAAAAATCGACGTTAA